A window from Bordetella petrii encodes these proteins:
- a CDS encoding methyl-accepting chemotaxis protein, with protein sequence MLSNMKVRTGILLVLGVLLLALLASNGTAWLAMHSSNDKLDRVNSAYSNQVVPVYEAYTLLQRSRLNLAAAAVELQAGRFPEADRFLQRAREAGNTAAQGMAAFMKTEKSSTLQEKSAVLNTAYQRYAGQATLQGDALGKQDTRAFIEQNDATQAAATTFEETLAGYLKYIDERTDELVVDAQADYSVSKIVSIALVAIAVLLAALCWMFLQRSVLRPLRQAGQHFDRMAAGDLTARVEVRNSNEIGQLFAALKRMQENLARTVSQVRRGVDEINVGSREISAGNTDLSSRTEQQAASLEETAASMEELASTVKQNADNARQANQLAASASDVAERGGAAVSEVVSTMEGISASSRKISEIVSVIDGIAFQTNILALNAAVEAARAGEQGKGFAVVAGEVRSLAQRSAQAAKEIKVLIEDSVSKVGTGSQQVERAGATMQEIVASVKRVTDIMGEISAASEEQSGGIDQVNRAVSQMDEVTQQNAALVEEAAAAAGSLQEQAQRLAEAVSVFKINAGEVIEVPAQQLTGNYAAPLVAQS encoded by the coding sequence ATGCTGTCCAATATGAAAGTACGCACAGGCATCCTGCTTGTGCTCGGCGTATTACTGCTGGCCTTGTTGGCATCCAACGGCACCGCCTGGCTGGCCATGCATTCCAGCAACGACAAGCTCGATCGGGTCAATTCGGCTTATTCGAACCAGGTAGTGCCGGTGTACGAGGCGTACACCTTGCTGCAGCGCTCGCGCCTGAACCTGGCGGCGGCGGCAGTCGAGCTGCAGGCGGGCCGCTTCCCGGAAGCCGACCGGTTCCTGCAGCGCGCGCGCGAGGCCGGCAATACGGCCGCGCAAGGCATGGCTGCCTTCATGAAAACTGAGAAGAGCAGCACGCTGCAAGAGAAATCGGCTGTTCTGAACACCGCCTACCAGCGCTATGCGGGGCAGGCCACGCTGCAGGGCGATGCGCTGGGCAAGCAGGACACCCGCGCCTTTATCGAACAGAACGACGCTACCCAGGCGGCCGCGACCACGTTCGAAGAGACTCTGGCCGGATACTTGAAGTACATCGATGAGCGCACCGACGAGCTGGTGGTCGACGCCCAGGCTGATTATTCCGTTTCGAAAATCGTGTCGATCGCGCTGGTGGCCATTGCGGTGCTGCTGGCGGCGCTGTGCTGGATGTTCCTGCAGCGCAGCGTGCTGCGTCCGCTGCGCCAGGCCGGCCAGCATTTCGACCGCATGGCCGCGGGCGACCTGACGGCGCGGGTGGAAGTGCGCAACAGCAACGAGATCGGCCAGCTGTTCGCGGCGCTCAAGCGCATGCAGGAGAACCTGGCGCGCACGGTGTCGCAGGTGCGACGCGGAGTGGACGAGATCAACGTGGGCTCGCGCGAGATATCGGCGGGCAACACGGACCTGAGCAGCCGCACTGAGCAGCAGGCGGCGTCGCTGGAAGAGACGGCGGCGTCGATGGAAGAGCTGGCCTCGACGGTCAAGCAGAACGCGGACAACGCACGCCAGGCGAACCAGCTGGCGGCCAGCGCCTCGGATGTGGCCGAGCGCGGCGGCGCGGCGGTGTCGGAGGTGGTGAGCACGATGGAGGGGATCTCGGCGAGTTCGCGCAAGATTTCCGAGATTGTGTCGGTGATCGACGGTATCGCGTTCCAGACGAACATACTGGCGCTGAACGCGGCGGTGGAAGCGGCGCGCGCGGGCGAGCAGGGCAAGGGCTTTGCGGTGGTGGCGGGCGAGGTCCGTTCGCTGGCGCAGCGCAGCGCGCAGGCGGCCAAAGAGATCAAGGTGCTGATCGAGGACTCGGTAAGCAAGGTGGGCACGGGCTCGCAGCAGGTGGAGCGGGCGGGGGCGACGATGCAGGAGATCGTGGCCTCGGTCAAGCGAGTGACGGACATCATGGGCGAGATTTCGGCGGCCTCGGAAGAGCAGTCGGGGGGTATCGACCAGGTGAACCGGGCGGTGTCGCAGATGGACGAGGTGACGCAGCAGAACGCGGCGCTGGTGGAAGAGGCGGCCGCGGCGGCAGGTTCGCTGCAGGAGCAGGCGCAGCGGCTGGCCGAGGCGGTATCGGTGTTCAAGATCAACGCGGGCGAAGTCATCGAAGTGCCGGCCCAGCAGCTGACGGGCAATTACGCGGCGCCGCTGGTGGCCCAATCATAA
- the flgL gene encoding flagellar hook-associated protein FlgL gives MRLSTSLIYQNGLNGILKQESTLSRLQEQLASGRRVLTPADDPLAASLAVNVSQTSSMNATYASNRNTAKQTLGLESNALGSVVTTLQSVLQRVVQAGGTLSDADRQALVTELEASRDQLVGLANSTDGNGQYLFSGHDGFSTPVTVDANGNVSYGGDDGQRMIQVDQTRQMAGSDVISDIFGKASAGSKAYIVEANPANTGTGQFSGVSFDTAAGAASSQDFLVSFSEIGGVLHYTADTVPGSTPAPAPVPYVEGQTIDLGGISFSISGQPAAGDSYTVEPPKASNMDMFETLDSLIDTLGRSTTNDPAAVAAINNGLATANKKLTLTLDNVLTVQASVGARLNELDALDAVGTQRTLSYTKQLSDLEDVDVYSVTSELLLRKVALDAATSSFSIIQGSSLFSRGR, from the coding sequence ATGCGCCTGAGCACCTCGCTGATCTACCAGAACGGCCTGAACGGCATCCTGAAGCAGGAAAGCACCCTGTCGCGCCTGCAGGAACAACTGGCCAGCGGCCGCCGCGTGCTGACGCCGGCCGACGACCCGCTGGCCGCCTCGCTGGCGGTGAACGTTTCGCAGACGTCGAGCATGAACGCCACGTATGCGTCCAACCGCAACACGGCCAAGCAGACCCTGGGGCTGGAAAGCAATGCCCTGGGCTCGGTGGTGACCACGCTGCAGTCGGTGCTGCAGCGCGTGGTGCAGGCGGGCGGCACGCTCAGCGACGCCGACCGGCAGGCGCTGGTGACCGAACTGGAAGCTTCGCGCGACCAGTTGGTGGGCCTGGCCAATTCCACCGATGGCAACGGCCAGTATCTGTTTTCCGGCCATGACGGCTTCAGCACGCCTGTCACGGTAGACGCCAACGGCAATGTGAGCTACGGCGGCGACGATGGCCAGCGCATGATCCAGGTCGACCAGACCCGCCAGATGGCGGGCAGCGACGTGATCTCGGACATTTTCGGCAAGGCCTCGGCTGGTTCGAAGGCCTACATCGTCGAAGCGAATCCGGCCAATACCGGCACCGGCCAGTTCAGCGGCGTGTCGTTCGACACGGCGGCTGGCGCCGCTTCCAGTCAGGACTTTCTTGTCAGCTTCTCGGAAATCGGCGGCGTGCTGCACTATACCGCCGACACGGTGCCGGGTTCGACCCCGGCACCCGCGCCCGTGCCTTATGTCGAAGGGCAGACCATCGACCTGGGCGGCATCAGCTTCAGCATCTCGGGCCAGCCGGCCGCCGGCGACAGCTATACCGTCGAACCCCCCAAGGCGTCGAACATGGACATGTTCGAAACGCTGGACAGCCTGATCGACACGCTGGGGCGTTCGACCACGAACGACCCGGCCGCCGTCGCCGCCATCAACAATGGGCTGGCCACGGCCAACAAGAAGCTGACGCTGACGCTGGACAACGTGCTGACGGTGCAGGCCTCGGTGGGCGCGCGCCTGAACGAGCTCGACGCGCTGGACGCGGTGGGGACGCAGCGCACGCTGTCATATACCAAGCAGCTTTCCGACCTGGAAGACGTGGATGTCTATTCGGTGACTTCGGAACTGCTGCTGCGCAAGGTCGCGCTCGATGCGGCGACTTCGTCATTCTCGATCATCCAGGGTTCCAGCCTGTTCAGCCGCGGCCGTTAG
- the flgK gene encoding flagellar hook-associated protein FlgK — translation MNLYNLALTGLNASQAGMEVTSHNINNAANAGYSRQRVMTSTAGATETGQGFFGRGVQVDTVKRQYDSFLYRQMVGAQGSGAQLATQYDQVSQINNLFADRTVGITPALEGFFASLNAGASNPADPAVRQDILGKTNSLVTQINSAYRELQNLREGVNTQISTTVEQVNSYLERINDLNQQIVVAQGKSGHAPNDLLDQRDQALSELNQLVGVRYYEQGNSLNITLQSGQTLLSGTTVYPLAAVQSATDPTRMALAYSLPAGSGSTVKVELADSEVSGGKLAGFLQFRSQSLDAVQDQLGQLAVGLALAFNAQHEAGLDLSGDPGEAMFGLGQPAAIPKAGNAGDGSLTAQFTDSNAVKATSYDIVYDGTLNQYVVTRQSDGFTQTLTPSAGTPPTIEFDGMSVSLAGTPAAGDSWKLQPVRDAARDLKALITDPAKLALADSAGGTTNGANGLLLAKLQTEKVLGGGTLSLSGQFSQLINNVGVQTQQIKTAATAQDNLITQQTSAYQSVSGVNLNEEYVNLTIYQEQYQASAKILDVASTVFDTLLGLR, via the coding sequence ATGAATCTGTACAACTTGGCGCTTACCGGACTGAACGCATCTCAGGCCGGGATGGAAGTCACCAGCCACAATATCAACAATGCCGCTAACGCGGGGTACAGCCGGCAGCGGGTGATGACCTCGACCGCGGGCGCCACCGAGACCGGCCAGGGTTTCTTCGGGCGCGGCGTGCAGGTCGACACGGTCAAGCGCCAGTACGACAGCTTCCTGTACCGCCAGATGGTGGGCGCGCAGGGCAGTGGCGCCCAGCTCGCCACTCAGTACGACCAGGTCTCGCAGATCAACAACCTGTTCGCCGACCGCACGGTGGGCATCACCCCGGCGCTGGAAGGGTTTTTCGCCAGCCTCAACGCCGGCGCCAGCAATCCGGCCGATCCGGCGGTGCGCCAGGACATCCTGGGCAAGACCAATTCGCTGGTCACGCAGATCAACTCCGCCTACCGCGAACTGCAGAACCTGCGCGAAGGCGTGAATACGCAGATCTCGACCACGGTGGAGCAGGTCAACAGCTACCTGGAACGCATCAACGACCTGAACCAGCAGATCGTGGTGGCCCAGGGCAAGTCCGGCCACGCGCCCAACGACCTGCTCGACCAGCGCGACCAGGCGCTGTCCGAGCTGAACCAGCTGGTGGGCGTGCGGTACTACGAGCAGGGCAACAGCCTGAACATCACCCTGCAGAGCGGCCAGACGCTGTTGTCGGGCACTACGGTATACCCGCTGGCCGCCGTGCAGTCGGCCACCGACCCCACGCGCATGGCGCTGGCCTATTCGCTGCCCGCCGGCTCGGGCTCTACGGTAAAGGTGGAGCTGGCCGACAGCGAAGTCAGCGGCGGCAAGCTGGCCGGATTCCTGCAGTTCCGCAGCCAGTCGCTGGATGCGGTGCAAGACCAGCTGGGGCAGCTCGCGGTCGGGCTGGCCCTGGCGTTCAATGCCCAGCACGAAGCGGGGCTGGACTTGAGCGGCGACCCGGGCGAGGCCATGTTCGGCCTGGGCCAGCCGGCGGCGATTCCCAAGGCGGGCAACGCCGGCGACGGCTCGCTGACGGCGCAGTTCACCGATTCCAATGCCGTCAAGGCCACCTCGTACGACATTGTGTACGACGGCACGCTGAACCAGTACGTGGTGACGCGGCAGTCGGATGGCTTTACCCAGACGCTGACGCCATCGGCCGGCACGCCGCCCACCATCGAATTCGACGGCATGTCGGTCAGCCTGGCCGGCACGCCCGCGGCGGGCGATTCCTGGAAGCTGCAGCCTGTCCGCGACGCGGCGCGCGACCTGAAGGCGCTGATCACCGATCCGGCCAAGCTGGCCCTGGCCGACAGCGCAGGCGGCACTACCAATGGCGCCAACGGCCTGCTGCTGGCCAAGCTGCAGACCGAGAAAGTGCTGGGCGGCGGCACCCTGAGCCTGAGCGGACAGTTTTCGCAGCTGATCAACAACGTCGGCGTGCAGACCCAGCAGATCAAGACGGCGGCGACGGCGCAGGACAACCTGATTACGCAGCAGACCTCGGCCTATCAGTCGGTATCGGGTGTGAATCTGAACGAGGAATACGTCAACTTGACGATTTACCAGGAGCAGTACCAGGCCAGCGCCAAGATTCTGGATGTGGCCAGCACGGTGTTCGACACCCTGCTGGGCCTGCGCTGA
- the flgJ gene encoding flagellar assembly peptidoglycan hydrolase FlgJ produces the protein MAFVSYTPRPDAQQSVFDLGRLADLKRGVQAKPGDAAAQKQVATQVEALFLQMMLKRMREATLKSGLFDSQQSQMMQSMADEQLALQLSRPGVGLAQAMLRQMQQGRPAGVADAALDGALQNSAAPRQVTALLDVLRNNRASDRALATAEGAPAHVVDFVSRMAGPAQEAARQTGVPARLILGQAALESGWGRRELKYDNGSTSYNLFGIKAGSSWNGKVVNVLTTEYEDGVARKVVQPFRAYGSYEESFADYARLIGDNPRYEPVLRARDEIDAARRIQAAGYATDPAYADKLIAVMGQLREAGGMDFSRAR, from the coding sequence ATGGCTTTCGTCAGCTACACGCCGCGGCCGGACGCCCAGCAATCGGTGTTCGACCTGGGCCGCCTGGCCGACCTGAAGCGCGGCGTCCAGGCCAAGCCGGGCGATGCCGCGGCGCAGAAGCAGGTGGCCACCCAGGTCGAGGCGCTGTTCCTGCAGATGATGCTCAAGCGCATGCGCGAGGCCACGCTCAAAAGCGGGCTGTTCGACTCGCAGCAGTCGCAGATGATGCAGTCGATGGCCGACGAGCAGCTGGCGCTGCAACTGTCCCGGCCCGGGGTGGGCCTGGCGCAGGCGATGCTGCGGCAGATGCAGCAGGGCCGGCCGGCGGGGGTGGCCGACGCCGCCCTGGATGGAGCGCTGCAGAATTCCGCCGCGCCGCGCCAGGTGACGGCGCTGCTGGACGTATTGCGCAACAACCGGGCGAGCGACCGGGCGCTGGCCACGGCCGAAGGGGCGCCCGCCCACGTGGTGGATTTCGTGTCGCGCATGGCCGGGCCCGCGCAGGAGGCCGCCCGCCAGACCGGCGTGCCGGCGCGCCTGATCCTGGGCCAGGCCGCGCTGGAATCGGGCTGGGGCCGGCGCGAGCTGAAGTACGACAACGGCAGCACCAGTTACAACCTGTTCGGCATCAAGGCCGGATCGAGCTGGAACGGCAAGGTGGTGAACGTATTGACCACCGAGTACGAAGACGGCGTGGCGCGCAAGGTGGTGCAGCCGTTCCGCGCCTACGGGTCGTACGAGGAGTCGTTCGCCGACTACGCCCGCCTGATCGGCGACAACCCGCGCTACGAGCCGGTACTGCGGGCCCGCGACGAAATCGACGCGGCGCGCCGCATCCAGGCGGCCGGCTACGCCACCGACCCGGCCTATGCCGACAAGCTGATCGCCGTCATGGGCCAGCTGCGCGAGGCGGGCGGCATGGATTTTTCCCGTGCACGCTAA
- a CDS encoding flagellar basal body P-ring protein FlgI — protein sequence MTPTPLFSVLLRRAGLVLAAALLVLAGPARAERIKDLASIQGVRGNPLIGYGLVVGLDGSGDQVRQTPFTQQSLTNMLSQLGITVPPGSNMQLKNVAAVMVTATLPAFARPGQRLDVVVSSMGNAKSLRGGTLLMTPLKGADSQVYAIAQGNILVGGAGASAGGSSVQINQLNGGRINAGAIVERGVPTSFAHDGMIYLELDVTDFGTTQNVVAALNRQFGAGTAQAVDGRVVQVRGPVSAADQAAFLARVENLQVRRAPATAKVIINARTGSVVMNQTVMIDEAAVAHGNLSVIINRQAQVSQPDTPFGGGQTVVVPNTQIEVRQEDGALHRVRTSANLADVVKALNALGATPQDLLAILQAMKSAGALRADLEII from the coding sequence ATGACGCCTACGCCTTTGTTTTCTGTTCTGCTGCGCCGGGCCGGCCTCGTGCTGGCGGCGGCGCTGCTGGTATTGGCCGGGCCCGCGCGGGCCGAGCGGATCAAGGACCTGGCATCCATCCAGGGCGTGCGCGGCAACCCCCTGATCGGCTACGGCCTGGTGGTGGGCCTGGACGGCAGCGGCGACCAGGTGCGGCAGACGCCGTTCACCCAGCAGAGCCTGACCAACATGCTGTCGCAGCTGGGCATTACCGTGCCGCCCGGCAGCAATATGCAGCTCAAGAACGTGGCCGCCGTCATGGTGACGGCCACGCTGCCGGCTTTTGCCCGGCCGGGGCAGCGGCTGGACGTGGTGGTGTCGTCGATGGGCAATGCCAAGAGCCTGCGCGGCGGCACCCTGCTGATGACGCCGCTCAAGGGCGCCGACAGCCAGGTATATGCCATCGCCCAGGGCAATATCCTGGTGGGCGGGGCCGGCGCGTCGGCGGGCGGCTCCAGCGTGCAGATCAACCAGCTCAACGGCGGCCGCATCAATGCCGGCGCCATCGTCGAGCGCGGCGTGCCGACCTCGTTCGCGCACGACGGCATGATCTATCTGGAGCTGGACGTGACCGACTTCGGCACGACCCAGAATGTGGTGGCCGCGTTGAACCGACAGTTCGGCGCCGGCACCGCGCAGGCGGTGGACGGCCGGGTGGTGCAGGTGCGCGGGCCGGTCAGCGCCGCCGACCAGGCGGCCTTCCTGGCCCGCGTCGAGAACCTGCAGGTGCGGCGCGCGCCGGCCACCGCCAAAGTCATTATCAACGCGCGCACCGGCTCGGTGGTCATGAACCAGACTGTCATGATCGACGAGGCCGCCGTGGCCCACGGCAACCTGTCGGTCATCATCAACCGGCAGGCGCAGGTGTCGCAGCCCGACACGCCGTTCGGCGGCGGCCAGACCGTGGTGGTGCCGAATACGCAGATCGAAGTGCGCCAGGAAGACGGCGCGCTGCACCGGGTGCGCACCAGCGCCAACCTGGCCGATGTGGTCAAGGCGCTGAATGCGCTGGGCGCCACGCCGCAGGACTTGCTGGCCATTTTGCAGGCCATGAAATCCGCCGGCGCGCTGCGCGCCGATCTCGAGATCATCTAG
- a CDS encoding flagellar basal body L-ring protein FlgH, with product MPMTVLRLLFAAVLALAAAGCAMIPPEPIVTGPMTAAPPSPPMPAAQPNGSIYQPRVYGNYPLFEDRRPRNVGDIVTIVLNERTNAAKNVATNTDRSGSVGLGIAASPGFMDSWANAKLDTDASGSNKASGKGDSSANNTFTGTITTTVIGVLPNGNLQVAGEKQIAINRGSEYVRFSGVVDPRSITGANSVSSTQVADARIEYRSKGVMDEVQTMGWLQRFFLIASPF from the coding sequence ATGCCGATGACTGTGCTGCGCCTGCTGTTCGCGGCGGTGCTCGCGCTGGCCGCGGCCGGCTGCGCCATGATCCCGCCCGAGCCCATTGTGACCGGCCCGATGACGGCCGCGCCGCCGTCGCCGCCCATGCCGGCGGCGCAGCCCAATGGCTCGATCTATCAGCCGCGCGTGTACGGCAATTACCCGTTGTTCGAAGACCGCCGGCCGCGCAACGTGGGCGACATCGTCACCATCGTGCTGAACGAGCGCACCAATGCCGCCAAGAACGTGGCCACCAATACCGACCGCAGCGGCAGCGTCGGCCTGGGCATCGCGGCCTCGCCGGGCTTCATGGACAGCTGGGCCAACGCCAAGCTGGACACCGACGCGTCGGGCTCCAACAAGGCCTCGGGCAAGGGCGATTCCAGCGCCAACAATACCTTTACCGGCACCATCACCACCACGGTGATCGGCGTGCTGCCCAACGGCAACCTGCAAGTGGCCGGCGAGAAGCAGATCGCCATCAACCGCGGCAGCGAGTACGTGCGCTTCTCGGGCGTGGTCGATCCGCGCTCGATCACCGGCGCGAACTCGGTGTCGTCGACCCAGGTTGCCGACGCCCGCATCGAATACCGCAGCAAGGGCGTCATGGATGAAGTGCAGACCATGGGCTGGCTGCAGCGCTTTTTCCTGATTGCCTCGCCATTCTGA
- the flgG gene encoding flagellar basal-body rod protein FlgG: MMRSLWIAKTGLEGQQTSMDVISNNLANVQTNGFKRGRAIFQDLMYQTLRQPGAQVGDANQLPTGLQLGTGVRVASTERVFTQGNLNNTGSELDIAIDGKGFLQVDLPDGTQAYTRDGTLQVDQNGQLTTAGGYVVQPPINVPDNALSLTIGKDGTVSVTQPGAAGLNVQIGQLQLATFINPPGLQSVGENLYLETDSSGPANILQPGIDGAGSILQQYVETSNVNVAEELVNMITTQRAYEMNSKAVKTSDEMLARLTQL; the protein is encoded by the coding sequence ATGATGCGTTCGCTGTGGATCGCCAAGACCGGTCTGGAAGGCCAGCAGACTTCGATGGACGTGATTTCCAACAACCTGGCCAACGTCCAGACCAACGGCTTCAAGCGCGGCCGCGCCATCTTCCAGGACCTGATGTACCAGACCCTGCGCCAGCCCGGCGCCCAGGTGGGCGACGCCAACCAGCTGCCCACCGGCCTGCAGCTGGGCACCGGGGTGCGGGTGGCCTCGACCGAACGGGTCTTCACGCAGGGCAACCTGAACAACACCGGCAGCGAGCTGGACATTGCCATCGACGGCAAGGGCTTTCTGCAGGTCGACCTGCCCGACGGCACCCAGGCGTATACGCGCGACGGCACGCTGCAGGTGGACCAGAACGGCCAGCTGACCACCGCCGGCGGCTATGTGGTCCAGCCGCCCATCAACGTGCCCGACAACGCGCTGTCGCTGACGATAGGCAAGGACGGCACGGTGTCGGTGACCCAGCCCGGCGCGGCCGGCCTGAATGTGCAAATCGGCCAGCTGCAACTGGCCACGTTCATCAACCCGCCCGGCCTGCAGAGCGTGGGCGAGAACCTGTACCTGGAAACGGATTCGTCGGGCCCGGCGAATATCCTGCAGCCCGGCATCGACGGGGCGGGTTCCATCCTGCAGCAGTACGTCGAGACCTCGAACGTCAATGTGGCCGAGGAACTGGTCAACATGATCACCACGCAGCGCGCGTACGAGATGAACAGCAAGGCTGTGAAGACCTCGGATGAAATGCTGGCCCGCCTGACGCAGCTGTGA
- a CDS encoding flagellar basal body rod protein FlgF, with product MDRIIYTAMGGAARAAEHQAVLSNNMANVSTPGFREQLAMYRSVPVLDGTSLPTRVSTVTATPGSNFELGNMETTGRALDVALAGPGWLAIQTPQGEAYTRAGDLQVGVNGLLQTAQGQPVLSDQNGPIDVPELATLTIASDGTITALGAGDPPNNILNLGRLKMVNPPDTALVRGDDGVFRMAQGGGLPLPADPALRLMSGVLESSNASPIKAMVGMIDNARRFEMQMQVISEADKNAERANGLLSMN from the coding sequence ATGGATCGAATCATCTACACCGCCATGGGCGGCGCGGCGCGCGCCGCCGAGCACCAGGCCGTGCTGAGCAACAACATGGCCAATGTCAGCACGCCGGGGTTCCGCGAACAGCTGGCGATGTACCGGTCGGTGCCGGTGCTGGACGGCACATCGCTGCCCACGCGCGTGTCCACCGTGACGGCCACGCCGGGCAGCAATTTCGAGCTGGGCAATATGGAAACCACCGGCCGCGCGCTGGACGTGGCGCTGGCCGGTCCGGGCTGGCTGGCGATCCAGACGCCGCAGGGCGAGGCCTACACCCGCGCCGGCGACCTGCAGGTGGGCGTGAACGGCCTGCTGCAGACCGCGCAGGGCCAGCCGGTGCTGTCTGACCAGAACGGGCCGATCGACGTGCCTGAGCTGGCCACGCTGACCATCGCCAGCGACGGCACCATCACGGCGCTGGGGGCGGGCGATCCGCCCAACAATATCCTGAACCTGGGCCGCCTGAAGATGGTCAACCCGCCCGATACGGCGCTGGTGCGCGGCGACGACGGCGTGTTCCGCATGGCGCAGGGCGGCGGCCTGCCCCTGCCGGCCGACCCGGCGCTGCGCCTTATGTCGGGTGTGCTGGAAAGCAGCAACGCCAGCCCCATCAAGGCCATGGTCGGCATGATCGACAACGCGCGCCGTTTCGAGATGCAGATGCAGGTGATCAGCGAGGCTGACAAGAACGCCGAGCGGGCCAACGGCCTGCTGTCGATGAACTAA
- the flgE gene encoding flagellar hook protein FlgE — MGFGQGLSGLNAAAQNLDVIGNNIANSGTVGFKSATASFADVYASSRVGLGVKVSAINQRFSVGNVTVTGGEYDIAIDGPKGFFRLTDPSGGVFYSRNGEFLVDKDFYLVNAQGYRLTGYAAGAVGSAPVDLRLPQGNIAPQETSAASLQTNLNANADAIDPATLFDPTLASTYTDSVPTTVYDSLGNAHQLTQYFVKREAVAGESVYDVYYTLDGEAMAPTTQDATSGDWGGATQLTFDAAGRLTTTPPTVGLSFADPGGTTSPADPLAITMSYDGVTQYGSDFSPKITQNGYSSGEYSGLSINKDGTLQANYTNGETAIIGTLALANFNNVQGLQPVGNNAWAETGASGQATLGQPGTNGLATVVGQAVEASNVDMSKELVNMIVAQRTYQANAQTIKTQDEVMQVLMNMR; from the coding sequence ATGGGTTTCGGACAAGGATTGAGCGGCCTGAACGCCGCGGCGCAGAACCTGGACGTCATCGGCAACAACATCGCCAACTCGGGCACGGTGGGCTTCAAGTCCGCCACGGCGTCGTTCGCCGACGTGTACGCGAGTTCGCGCGTGGGCCTGGGCGTGAAGGTCAGCGCCATCAACCAGCGCTTTTCGGTGGGCAACGTCACCGTCACCGGCGGTGAATACGATATCGCCATCGACGGGCCCAAGGGCTTTTTCCGCCTGACCGACCCCAGCGGCGGCGTGTTCTACTCGCGCAACGGCGAGTTCCTGGTGGACAAGGATTTCTACCTGGTCAATGCCCAGGGCTACCGCCTGACCGGCTACGCGGCCGGCGCGGTGGGTTCGGCGCCGGTGGACTTGCGCCTGCCGCAAGGCAATATCGCGCCCCAGGAAACCAGCGCGGCCAGCCTGCAGACCAACCTGAACGCCAACGCCGACGCGATCGACCCGGCCACGTTGTTCGACCCGACGCTGGCCTCGACCTATACCGATTCGGTGCCGACCACGGTGTACGACTCGCTGGGCAATGCGCACCAGTTGACGCAGTATTTCGTCAAGCGCGAAGCGGTGGCCGGCGAAAGCGTCTACGACGTGTACTACACGCTGGACGGCGAAGCGATGGCGCCGACCACCCAGGATGCCACTTCGGGCGACTGGGGCGGCGCCACGCAGCTGACCTTCGACGCGGCCGGCCGCCTGACGACCACGCCGCCGACGGTGGGCCTGTCGTTCGCCGATCCGGGCGGCACGACTTCGCCGGCCGATCCGCTGGCGATCACCATGAGCTACGACGGCGTCACCCAGTACGGCAGCGATTTCTCGCCCAAGATCACGCAGAACGGCTATTCCAGCGGTGAATATTCGGGCCTGTCCATCAACAAGGACGGCACGCTGCAGGCCAACTACACCAACGGCGAGACGGCCATCATCGGCACCCTGGCGCTGGCCAATTTCAACAACGTGCAAGGCCTGCAGCCGGTCGGCAACAATGCCTGGGCCGAGACGGGCGCGTCGGGCCAGGCCACGCTGGGCCAGCCCGGCACCAACGGCCTGGCGACCGTGGTCGGCCAGGCGGTAGAGGCCTCGAACGTGGACATGAGCAAAGAGCTGGTCAACATGATCGTGGCCCAGCGCACCTACCAGGCCAATGCGCAGACCATCAAGACCCAGGACGAGGTCATGCAGGTGCTGATGAACATGCGCTAA